A stretch of Hoplias malabaricus isolate fHopMal1 chromosome 10, fHopMal1.hap1, whole genome shotgun sequence DNA encodes these proteins:
- the cebpd gene encoding CCAAT/enhancer-binding protein delta has protein sequence MCDPYSADSQCVSPPCAMSWALEPANFYDNKLSLKAAHLDEGEAEAQVEGGGGGAGGGGGGVLELSNAPAIYDDESAIDFSVYIDSVSSAPSFELCHDELFADLFNSAVKHERAADYFQLHAAPAAFSTPVKQETEWSDGDAEGTEGSASLPSQIETCAQTAVSLLHTSPPPAPPTPPATPEPPPRRGTRDRTKKSVDRLSPEYRQRRERNNIAVRKSRDKAKRRNMEMQHRLLELSADNERLRKSVEQLTRELASLRSFFKQLPEGGER, from the coding sequence ATGTGTGACCCGTACAGCGCGGATTCGCAGTGCGTCTCTCCGCCATGCGCCATGAGCTGGGCGCTGGAGCCCGCTAACTTCTACGACAACAAGCTGAGCCTGAAGGCGGCGCACCTGGACGAGGGCGAAGCGGAGGCGCAGGTGGAGGGCGGCGGCGGAGGcgcaggtggaggaggaggaggtgtgcTGGAGCTGAGCAACGCGCCCGCTATCTACGACGACGAGAGCGCCATAGACTTCAGCGTCTACATCGACTCCGTCTCCTCGGCGCCGAGCTTCGAACTGTGCCACGACGAGCTGTTCGCGGACCTCTTCAACAGCGCCGTGAAGCACGAGAGGGCGGCCGACTACTTCCAGCTGCACGCCGCCCCCGCCGCCTTTTCCACGCCGGTGAAGCAGGAGACGGAGTGGAGCGACGGAGACGCGGAGGGAACCGAAGGATCCGCGTCCTTGCCATCGCAGATCGAGACGTGCGCGCAGACGGCGGTGAGCCTGCTTCACACCAGCCCGCCCCCCGCGCCCCCCACGCCGCCTGCCACCCCGGAGCCCCCGCCGCGCAGAGGCACTCGAGACAGAACCAAGAAGTCCGTGGACCGGCTGAGCCCGGAGTACCGGCAGCGGCGGGAGCGCAACAACATCGCCGTGCGCAAGAGCCGCGACAAGGCCAAGCGGCGCAACATGGAGATGCAGCATAGACTCTTGGAGCTGAGCGCGGACAACGAGCGCCTGCGCAAAAGCGTGGAGCAGCTCACGCGCGAGCTCGCAAGCCTGAGGAGCTTCTTCAAGCAGTTGCCCGAGGGGGGCGAACGGTGA